The Apium graveolens cultivar Ventura chromosome 3, ASM990537v1, whole genome shotgun sequence sequence TGCTGGCTTCATTATCCCAGAGGCGTTCAACAAGTATGGAGCAAACTGTGGCCCTGAAGCTGTTTGGTTCAAGGTATGTAACTAACTACTTACCCTTCATTTATAAAAATATTACTTTTGCTGTATATGTGTCGTGGACATGCAATTTCTGCGATTTCTAGAGTTCCTTTCTTAAATATGTATATACATTTATGCAGACCGGAGCTCTACTCCTTGACGGAAACACACTGAATTACTTTGGAAAGAACATTCCCATTAATCTTGTTCTTGCTGTAGTTGCTGAGGTTGTTCTTCTTGGTGGTGCAGAGTACTACAGGATTACCAACGGCTTGGTATGCAGTGTTTTGTTAACTGAACACTTTTGGCTTTTTTAAAGCATTTATCTTATATCTGATTTCTTGGTTTGTAGGATTTTGAGGACAAACTTCATCCAGGAGGTCCATTTGATCCACTGGGACTAGCAGATGATCCTGATCAGGCTGCACTTCTTAAGGTAAAGGAGATCAAGAATGGGAGACTTGCAATGTTTGCAATGCTCGGATTCTTTATACAAGCTTATGTAACTGGAGAAGGACCTGTGGAGAACCTCTCAGCTCATTTGAGTGATCCCTTCGGCAACAACTTGCTTACTGTCATCGGAGGAGCCGCAGAACGAGTCCCAACTCTCTGAGTTCTTTTTTCAAGCTTGTACTCTGAAAATTCCCAAATGTTGTGTAAAATTTACTGTGGCATTTAAAGGCAATTAACCATCAGGTCTCTACTCCCAGTTTTAATTGTGATTGCATGACTACCTACATATGATTCAACTATGTTACTCTTGCGTATTGAAAAGAGAAAAAAACATACTTGAATGTGGGAGTAATTAAATGGTACAAGATATAAGTATTGCTTGGAACATAAAGGATGTCTCTCTTCACTAGGTAATACTTAACGAGAGTCTGAGACTCGGGGTATCAAGATTCAGAAGTGGGTACAATTTTTATTACCGGTCATTTGAAAAATAAGTTAAGGTAAGCAATTTGACTGTTTTTGATGGATCTATCTTCCTCAAGGTCATTCTCCTAGTGGCAACCTTTGACAATGTCGAGTTGCAAATGAGAGAGAAGAGATAACAAAAAATTTGAAGCATGTTCCCTAGATTTTCAAGTGAGCTGAAATGATTAGTAGAGAAAATTCTAACCTCTTTCTTTCCAAACTTTATTCCCATCAACGAAATAATAGCTGTTCCGATAATCAGTTTTTGGTGTTTGTCTCGAATAAAACATTTcacataaaaaaattattatagtTGCCCCCCTCATTTTTTTCACAATTTTTTTCACATGTTGACGTGTATTTTAAGACAACGATCAAGTATagttatattatttttttttatttttttttataaaaatttgaatATTATGTTTCTAtttaaaaaagaataaaaaaattTATACAACTATATTTAATAAAAGTATTAAAATAAGTGGTAGACGGAGAGAGTATAACATAGTAATTAATCAGTACTTTGTAAAAGAAATATTAATGATTTGTAGATTTTTTAAGTATAAAAAAATATACGTTAGAGCTTCTCTAATCAACATTAGTTAGCTATTTTGTAATTTAGCTATTCACTACAAAAATGTTATTTCAATTATTAACTCCCATTAgctataattataattattataaacaTGGTATTCAAAATTTgttaaacgaataaataaaatatagatatcCTCTAAAGTATATATCCAACTCATCAATAGTTTTCCACTTTTTTTCTTTCCAAGTGTAAATATATTCTTTCATcaatcatttttatttttataataataataaaatattattttaaaatataactaATCATTATATCTAACATAATTGGAATTACACTTTGAAAAATTTTGACGCTCAACGGGAGCTACCCGCACCACAAGCTTGAAATAATTTCTTCATCTTCCTGCCAACTTCCAGACCCACCTCCAAAAAAAGAAAAAGACTAAGAAACCATTTTTTTTTCCTTGTATATGATGGAAGAGTATGAtgattttttttagttttttcttCCTTGTTGTAGGAATTATTCCGTCAATACATGGATAAaatgtaaattttaatttttcatATCATAGTTTGTGATGTCAAAGAAGTCCATCACCGAAAATAATAGTTGTTCCTATAATCAGTTTTTGGTGTTTGTCTCGGATAAGACATTTCACATAAAAAATTACTCCCTCCCTCCGGTCTGTTTACATTTTCTTTTTTGAAATTTCTCTTACAATTgtttaaatttcaaaattttttaaaaataataatttttttttataatttttaaaataactgcttctctccactatacccacttatatatatataatattaattgattccacaactttactcatttttttaactttcctcaactattttatcattttcttaAACTCCGTACCCAACCCAAACCTAAACATTTtgaagggacggagggagtactatCTCCGTCCTTCtaattttttttacattttttttcacatgtttgacacgtattttaagacAACGATCAAGTATAGTTCCGtaatttattttgaaaaaaatataaaataaattatgcAACTACATTTAATAAAAACATCAAAATGCGTGCCGAACCCCGTTCCCAATGTA is a genomic window containing:
- the LOC141713257 gene encoding chlorophyll a-b binding protein CP26, chloroplastic yields the protein MASLAASTAAASIGVSEMLGNTLNFSSRTAPPSASSPCTFKTVALFGKKAAPPPKKAVAVAPESDELAKWYGPERRIFLPEGLLDRSEIPEYLNGEVPGDYGYDPFGLGKKPEDFAKYQAFELIHARWAMLGAAGFIIPEAFNKYGANCGPEAVWFKTGALLLDGNTLNYFGKNIPINLVLAVVAEVVLLGGAEYYRITNGLDFEDKLHPGGPFDPLGLADDPDQAALLKVKEIKNGRLAMFAMLGFFIQAYVTGEGPVENLSAHLSDPFGNNLLTVIGGAAERVPTL